Proteins encoded within one genomic window of Oncorhynchus tshawytscha isolate Ot180627B linkage group LG02, Otsh_v2.0, whole genome shotgun sequence:
- the LOC112265487 gene encoding G protein-coupled receptor 137Ba — translation MNGEAMDMSLESSSLVVEKSTVGGISAAPEPAFTTAAAGNGSLPPPPTMAPAIPPYVKLGLTVAYTVFYSLLFAFIYAQLWLVLRYRHKRFSYQTAFLFLCLLWAALRALLFSFYFRDCVTANTLGPFAFWLLYCFPVCLQFFTLSLMNLYCAQVYFKAKSKYTPELLKYKLPLYLVFLAVSLLFLVVNLACALLVKMTATEVKTIVLVRVTINDTLFVLCAVSLSICLYKVAKMSLASIYLESKGTSVCQVTLIGVLVVLLYASRACYNLVVLALTDIETINSFDYDWYNVSDQADLRSTLGDAGYIVFGVILFVWELLPTSLVVFFFRVRRLPQDRSGSGIPNHVLSSRGYFFDNPRRYDSDDDLAWSIPPQNNSTSLITDCYDWGSHNSSFTVQTGTDEQRLAPVTGELRPY, via the exons ATGAATGGAGAAGCGATGGACATGTCCCTGGAGTCATCATCCCTGGTGGTGGAGAAAAGCACCGTCGGGGGGATTTCAGCGGCACCAGAGCCGGCATTCACGACGGCAGCAGCCGGTAACGGCTCCCTGCCTCCCCCACCCACAATGGCCCCGGCCATCCCACCCTACGTCAAGCTTGGCCTCACTGTGGCCTACACCgtcttctactctctcctctttgcCTTCATCTATGCCCAGCTGTGGCTGGTGCTCCGATACCGACACAAGCGCTTCAGCTACCAGACAGccttcctcttcctgtgtctGCTGTGGGCCGCGCTGCgcgccctcctcttctccttctactTCCGCGACTGCGTCACGGCCAACACGCTGGGGCCCTTCGCCTTCTGGCTGCTCTACTGCTTCCCCGTCTGCCTGCAGTTCTTCACGCTGAGCCTCATGAACCTCTACTGCGCCCAG GTTTACTTCAAGGcaaagtccaagtataccccaGAGCTCCTTAAATACAA GCTCCCTCTCTACCTGGTCTTCTTGGCGGTCAGTCTTCTCTTCCTGGTGGTCAACCTGGCCTGTGCCCTGCTGGTTAAGATGACCGCCACCGAGGTCAAGACCATTGTCCTGGTCAGAGTCACCATCAACGATACGCTCTTCGTGCTCTGCGCCGTCTCACTGTCCATCTGCCTTTACAAGGTGGCTAAGATGTCCCTGGCCAGCATATACCTCGAGTCCAAG GGAACGTCGGTGTGTCAGGTGACTTTGATTGGCGTCCTGGTGGTTCTGCTGTACGCATCACGGGCCTGCTACAACCTGGTGGTGCTTGCTCTGACCGACATCGAGACCATCAACTCTTTCGACTATGACTGGTACAACGTGTCCGACCAG GCTGACTTGAGGTCCACTCTGGGAGACGCTGGCTACATCGTGTTCGGGGTGATCCTTTTTGTCTGGGAACTGCTGCCAACCTCCCTGGTGGTCTTCTTCTTCAGGGTCCGCAGGCTGCCACAGGAcagg AGTGGATCAGGGATCCCAAACCACGTGCTCTCGTCCAGAGGTTACTTCTTTGACAACCCCCGTCGGTACGATAGCGACGATGACCTGGCGTGGAGCATCCCTCCTCAGAACAACTCCACAAG CCTAATTACAGACTGCTACGACTGGGGCAGCCACAACAGCAGTTTCACTGTCCAAACAGGGACGGACGAACAACGGTTGGCACCGGTGACGGGAGAGCTTCGTCCATACTGA